A region of Neovison vison isolate M4711 chromosome 7, ASM_NN_V1, whole genome shotgun sequence DNA encodes the following proteins:
- the LOC122914049 gene encoding 60S ribosomal protein L29-like, with protein sequence MAKSKNHTMHNQSRKWHRNGIKKPQYQRYESLKGIDPKFLRNMRFAKKHNKKGLKKMQANNAKAMSAHVEAIKALVKPKEVKPKNPKGGSRKLNRLAYIAHPKLWKRARVRIDKGLRLCQPKSKAKAQTKAQSSAATPVPAPAPAPAAAQTPKGAQAPTKAPV encoded by the coding sequence ATGGCCAAGTCCAAGAACCACACCATGCACAACCAGTCACGAAAATGGCACAGAAATGGCATCAAGAAACCCCAGTACCAAAGATATGAATCTCTTAAGGGGATCGACCCCAAGTTCCTGAGGAACATGCGCTTTGCCAAGAAGCACAACAAGAAGGGTCTGAAGAAGATGCAAGCCAACAACGCCAAGGCCATGAGTGCACATGTCGAGGCTATCAAGGCCCTCGTCAAGCCCAAGGAGGTCAAGCCCAAGAACCCAAAGGGCGGCAGCCGCAAGCTCAATCGACTTGCCTACATCGCTCACCCCAAGCTCTGGAAACGTGCTCGTGTCCGTATTGACAAGGGTCTCAGGCTCTGCCAGCCAAAGTCCAAGGCCAAGGCTCAAACCAAGGCCCAGTCTTCGGCTGCGACTCCGGttccagctccagctcctgctcctgctgcagCTCAGACTCCCAAAGGTGCCCAGGCCCCCACAAAGGCTCCAGTGTAG
- the PUS3 gene encoding tRNA pseudouridine(38/39) synthase isoform X2: MNYAAQKYVGTHDFRNLCKMDVANGVINFQRTILSAQVQLVGQTLDEETWQEPFQLCQFEVTGQAFLYHQVRCMMAILFLIGQGMEKPEIIDELLNVEKNPQKPQYSMAVEFPLVLYDCKFENIKWIYDREVQEFNVTHLQQLWANHAVKTHMLYSMLQGLDSIAVPCGTGPKMDGVIEWRNVKPSVIKQTSAFVEGVKMRTYKPLMDRPKCQGLESRIQHFVRRGRIEHPPLFHEEETKAKRDCDDTMEEENTLLEKPTKRVCVDTEIKSIS, from the exons ATAAATTTTCAGAGGACTATTTTGTCTGCTCAAGTACAGCTAGTGGGCCAGACCCTGGATGAGGAGACATGGCAAGAACCTTTCCAGTTATGTCAGTTTGAAGTGACTGGCCAGGCATTCCTTTATCATCAAGTCCGCTGTATGATGGCTATCCTTTTTCTGATTGGCCAAGGAATGGAGAAGCCAGAGATTATTGATGAGCTCCTGAATGTAGAGAAAAACCCCCAGAAACCTCAGTATAg taTGGCCGTAGAATTTCCTCTAGTCTTGTATGATTGTAAGTTTGAAAATATCAAGTGGATTTATGACCGGGAGGTTCAGGAGTTCAATGTTACCCATCTACAACAACTATGGGCTAATCATGCTGTTAAAACGCACATGTTGTATAGCATGCTACAAGGACTGGACTCCATTGCAGTACCCTGTGGGACAG GACCAAAGATGGATGGAGTGATAGAATGGAGAAATGTTAAGCCCTCTGTCATAAAGCAGACCAGTGCCTTTGTAGAAGGAGTGAAAATGCGCACATATAAACCCCTGATGGATCGTCCTAAATGCCAAGGATTAGAATCCCGGATCCAGCATTTTGTACGTAGGGGACGCATCGAGCACCCACCTTTATTCCACGAggaagaaacaaaagccaaaagggACTGTGATGATAcaatggaagaagaaaatactCTTTTGGAGAAACCAACAAAGAGAGTCTGTGTTGatacagaaattaaaagcatcagtTAA